The Desulfosoma caldarium genome has a window encoding:
- the prmC gene encoding peptide chain release factor N(5)-glutamine methyltransferase, translated as MEETWTILKVLQWTTDYFRRKGLEQPRSDAEVLLAHALNLRRVDLYLRYDQPLCPEELARYRALIQRRAAREPTQYITGHQEFWSLELEVNPSVLIPRPETERLVELALEAFGKDPIGVLDVGTGSGAIAIALAKERPQWTIVACDISWDALQTARRNAERHGVLNRIAFTASYLTTAFRSIPPPFHLICTNPPYVGDTQWDNLAPEIRCHEPPQALRGGGAEGTFIPQKLLEEAIPLLVPGGVLLMEFGMGQERLLAPAARALPGVDTVEVLRDYSNIPRVLRLTTVRHNPMTLKR; from the coding sequence ATGGAAGAGACGTGGACCATCTTGAAGGTCCTGCAGTGGACCACCGACTACTTCCGCCGCAAAGGTCTGGAACAGCCCCGATCCGACGCGGAGGTTTTGCTCGCCCACGCTTTGAACCTGCGTCGGGTCGACCTTTACCTGCGCTATGATCAGCCCCTGTGCCCCGAGGAACTGGCCCGGTATCGAGCGCTCATTCAACGCCGCGCAGCACGAGAACCCACCCAATATATCACAGGCCATCAGGAATTCTGGTCTTTGGAATTGGAAGTGAACCCTTCGGTTCTCATTCCACGGCCGGAAACGGAGCGGCTGGTGGAGCTGGCGTTGGAAGCCTTTGGAAAAGATCCCATCGGCGTTTTGGATGTTGGCACGGGATCCGGGGCCATTGCCATCGCCTTGGCCAAGGAGCGGCCGCAGTGGACCATTGTGGCGTGCGACATTTCATGGGACGCTTTGCAAACTGCGCGACGAAACGCCGAACGTCATGGCGTGCTGAACCGCATCGCCTTTACGGCGTCGTACCTCACCACGGCTTTTCGCTCGATCCCTCCACCCTTTCATCTCATCTGCACCAATCCGCCCTACGTAGGCGATACCCAATGGGACAACCTGGCGCCGGAAATTCGCTGCCACGAGCCGCCGCAAGCGCTTCGAGGTGGAGGGGCGGAAGGCACCTTCATTCCGCAAAAGCTCCTTGAGGAAGCCATACCGCTTCTCGTGCCCGGCGGTGTCCTCCTGATGGAGTTCGGCATGGGCCAAGAGCGTTTATTGGCCCCCGCAGCTCGAGCCTTACCCGGGGTGGACACGGTGGAAGTGCTGCGCGACTATTCGAACATTCCCCGCGTTCTTCGCCTCACCACCGTCCGCCATAACCCAATGACCCTGAAAAGGTAG
- the prfA gene encoding peptide chain release factor 1, with the protein MFDRLAGLEERHAELEKLLSDPELLAQPKEYQKVAKEHADLSPLVEALRRYRKAQQEIEANQDLLRHEADPEMRELVREDLNRLRKELEDTELALKRMLVPKDPNDEKNVILEIRAGTGGEEAALFAADLFRMYSRYAENRGWKVELLDAHPTGIGGFKEVIAAINGPGAFSRLKFERGVHRVQRVPDTESQGRIHTSAVTVAVLPEAEEVDVAIDPNDLRVDVFRSSGPGGQSVNTTDSAVRITHLPTGLVVTCQDEKSQHKNKAKALKVLRARLLDMMRSEQEAKIAQDRKSQVGSGDRSERIRTYNFPQNRVTDHRINLTLYKLDEVMMGALDDIIDPLIAAAQAQALKDRDS; encoded by the coding sequence ATGTTTGATCGATTGGCCGGACTGGAAGAGCGTCACGCGGAACTGGAAAAGCTTTTGAGCGATCCAGAGCTGCTCGCTCAACCCAAGGAATATCAAAAGGTCGCCAAGGAACATGCGGATCTTTCGCCCTTGGTGGAGGCGCTGCGACGTTATCGCAAAGCCCAGCAGGAAATAGAAGCCAACCAGGATCTGCTTCGCCATGAGGCCGATCCCGAAATGCGCGAACTCGTTCGCGAGGATCTGAACCGGCTCCGCAAGGAACTGGAAGACACCGAACTGGCCCTCAAACGCATGCTCGTGCCCAAGGACCCCAACGATGAAAAGAACGTGATCCTGGAGATCCGGGCGGGCACCGGTGGTGAAGAAGCGGCGCTTTTTGCCGCGGACCTTTTCCGCATGTACTCCCGATACGCGGAAAATCGAGGCTGGAAAGTGGAACTGCTGGATGCACACCCCACAGGCATCGGCGGGTTCAAAGAAGTCATCGCGGCCATCAACGGCCCGGGGGCCTTCAGCCGCCTGAAATTTGAACGGGGTGTGCATCGCGTGCAGCGCGTGCCGGATACGGAAAGCCAGGGTCGCATTCACACGTCGGCCGTCACGGTGGCCGTGTTGCCGGAAGCCGAAGAAGTGGACGTGGCCATCGACCCCAACGATCTCAGAGTGGATGTGTTTCGCTCGTCAGGACCAGGGGGCCAAAGCGTGAACACGACGGATTCGGCCGTGCGCATCACGCATCTTCCCACGGGCCTCGTGGTCACCTGCCAGGACGAAAAATCTCAGCACAAGAACAAGGCCAAGGCCCTGAAGGTGCTTCGAGCACGGCTGCTGGACATGATGCGATCGGAACAAGAAGCCAAGATCGCTCAGGACCGCAAAAGCCAAGTGGGATCCGGGGATCGCAGCGAACGCATCCGCACCTACAACTTCCCTCAAAACCGCGTCACCGACCACCGCATCAATCTTACGCTTTACAAGCTGGATGAAGTCATGATGGGCGCTCTGGACGACATCATCGACCCGCTCATCGCCGCCGCGCAAGCGCAAGCATTGAAAGACAGGGATTCATAA
- the rpmE gene encoding 50S ribosomal protein L31, with protein MKKDIHPNYFQTVIRCACGNEIQTGSTKKDIRVEICSKCHPFFTGKQKLVDTGGRIERFMKKYEQYQKNQEKSRENG; from the coding sequence ATGAAAAAAGATATTCATCCAAACTACTTTCAGACGGTGATTCGCTGCGCCTGCGGCAACGAAATTCAGACGGGTTCCACAAAAAAAGACATTCGCGTGGAAATTTGTTCCAAATGCCATCCGTTCTTTACGGGCAAGCAAAAACTGGTGGACACGGGTGGGCGCATCGAACGGTTCATGAAAAAGTACGAGCAGTACCAGAAGAATCAGGAAAAATCTCGAGAAAACGGTTAG
- the rho gene encoding transcription termination factor Rho produces MNLVELKRRNIKELVTLARALQIEGATSMRKQDLIFAILQAQAELSGLIYGEGVLEILPDGFGFLRTQDYNYLPGPDDIYVSPSQIRRFNLRTGDTVSGQIRPPKDNERYFALLKVEAVNFEEPEVAKDKILFDNLTPIYPDRRIQLETTSDNYSTRVMDLLTPVGFGQRGLIVAPPRTGKTMLLQNIANAIAKNHPDAYLIVLLIDERPEEVTDMERNVRAEVVSSTFDEPAQRHVQVAEMVIEKAKRLVEHRRDVVILLDSITRLARAYNTVVPPSGKILSGGLDSNALHRPKRFFGAARNIEQGGSLTIIATALIDTGSRMDEVIFEEFKGTGNMEIHLDRKLADRRIFPAIDINRSGTRKEELLLPPDDLNRIWILRKLLSPLNSVDSMEFLLDKMQGTKDNEDFLASMNR; encoded by the coding sequence ATGAACCTGGTGGAGCTCAAAAGGCGCAACATCAAGGAACTGGTCACCTTGGCCCGAGCCCTGCAAATCGAAGGGGCCACCTCCATGCGCAAGCAGGATCTTATTTTCGCCATTTTGCAGGCTCAGGCGGAACTAAGCGGCCTCATCTACGGCGAAGGTGTCCTGGAAATCCTTCCCGACGGCTTCGGGTTTCTGCGCACCCAGGATTACAACTACCTGCCCGGCCCGGATGACATCTATGTGAGCCCGTCCCAGATTCGGCGGTTTAACCTGCGCACGGGTGACACCGTCTCAGGCCAAATTCGACCTCCCAAAGACAACGAACGCTATTTTGCGCTGCTCAAGGTGGAAGCGGTCAACTTCGAAGAACCCGAAGTGGCCAAGGACAAAATCCTCTTTGACAACCTCACACCCATCTACCCCGACCGGCGCATTCAACTGGAAACCACCTCGGATAATTATTCCACCCGCGTTATGGATCTGCTTACTCCCGTGGGCTTTGGGCAGCGCGGCCTGATCGTGGCACCGCCGCGCACGGGCAAGACCATGCTCTTACAAAACATCGCTAACGCCATTGCTAAGAATCATCCAGACGCCTATCTCATCGTGCTCCTCATCGACGAACGTCCCGAAGAAGTGACAGACATGGAGCGCAACGTGCGGGCCGAAGTGGTGAGCTCCACCTTTGACGAACCGGCTCAACGTCATGTGCAGGTGGCTGAAATGGTCATCGAAAAGGCCAAGCGCCTGGTGGAACACCGTCGAGACGTGGTCATTTTGCTGGACAGCATCACACGGCTCGCTCGAGCTTACAACACAGTGGTGCCGCCCAGCGGCAAAATCCTTTCGGGCGGCTTGGATTCCAACGCCCTGCATCGACCCAAGCGCTTTTTCGGTGCCGCACGTAATATCGAACAAGGCGGAAGCCTCACCATTATCGCCACGGCCCTCATTGATACGGGAAGCCGCATGGACGAAGTCATCTTTGAGGAATTCAAGGGCACGGGCAATATGGAAATCCATTTGGATCGTAAGCTTGCAGATCGGCGTATCTTCCCGGCCATCGACATCAACCGCTCGGGCACCCGCAAGGAAGAATTACTGCTGCCCCCGGACGATCTCAACCGCATCTGGATTCTGCGCAAGCTCCTCTCGCCCTTGAACTCGGTGGATTCCATGGAATTCCTTTTGGATAAGATGCAAGGCACCAAGGACAACGAAGATTTCCTGGCATCCATGAATCGTTAA